From a region of the Nothobranchius furzeri strain GRZ-AD chromosome 12, NfurGRZ-RIMD1, whole genome shotgun sequence genome:
- the LOC139062244 gene encoding cilia- and flagella-associated protein 46-like — MLCLISKCCLCSGEIYLRMRVKEVMKTSSHHWTHLWERLVDTTHAASLFQKEQDLCRCSGFIYLRMEPLLANVPPAKLAAFNLPECSMVLLFDRVLNKTNVLHQTNLERKPR; from the exons ATGCTTTGTCTTATCTCTAAATGTTGTCTATGCTCAGGAGAAATCTATCTAAGAATGAGAGTGAAGGAGGTCATGAAAACCTCCAGCCACCATTGGACACACCTGTGGGAGAGGCTTGTGGACACTACTCACGCAGCCAG TCTCTTTCAGAAAGAGCAGGACTTGTGCAGATGCAGTGGCTTTATTTACCTGAGGATGGAGCCCTTATTGGCAAACGTCCCACCTGCCAAACTAGCAGCCTTCAATCTGCCTG AGTGCAGCATGGTTCTGCTCTTTGACCGGGTTCTGAACAAAACCAACGTTCTCCATCAGACAAACCTGGAAAGGAAACCGCGGTAA